Proteins co-encoded in one Melitaea cinxia chromosome 13, ilMelCinx1.1, whole genome shotgun sequence genomic window:
- the LOC123659190 gene encoding lon protease homolog, mitochondrial has protein sequence MHTASALVRNTVLFNPALRPTSQIARNVTKIASHLRRRPVEKTLINNIRSYATANARICSYNNDFLLIKSVNSRRQYSTGNKNDTDEEEPIVDAKEETPLFSSQLPATVAVPEVWPQVPVIAINRNPVFPKFIKLIEISNPALIDLIRRKVKLNQPYVGIFLRKKEDDKSDVVSNLDDLHQVGVFAQIHEMQDMDYRLRLVVMAHRRIKITGQFIEEEIETGPAESDAERRRRKHRNTRRQQQRNDSDSETEKETKKQPPDQVMMVKVENVMHEKFQHNEEVKALTQEVIKTIRDIINMNPLYRESLHHMLAQGQRVVDNPVYLSDLGAALTGAEPHELQAVLEEMDIPKRLMMSLSLLKKEYELSKLQQKIGKEVEEKVKQQHRKYILHEQLKVIKKELGLEKDDKDAIGEKFRERLADKQVPQAVQTVIDEELNKLNFLESHSSEFNVTRCYLDWLTSLPWGVTSEENLKLEDAQVILDEDHYGMEDIKKRILEFIAVSQLKGSTQGKILCFHGPPGVGKTSIARSIARALNRQYFRFSVGGMTDVAEIKGHRRTYVGAMPGKLVQCLKKTGTENPLVLIDEVDKIGKGVHGDPSSALLELLDPEQNANFLDHYLDVPVDLSRVLFICTANVVDMIPEPLRDRMELIDMSGYVAEEKLAIAQQYLVPTARKNSGLSEEQLELTPESLHALIKSYCRESGVRNLQKHIEKVARKVAYKIVKQEADKMVVTDENLSELVGKPTFKHDRMYDVTPHGVIMGLAWTAMGGSTLYIETAVRNPMKEDKPSVGSLELTGHLGDVMKESARIALTVARNYLAKHYPDNNFLNTSHLHLHVPEGATPKDGPSAGVTIASALLSLALRRPARGRLAMTGELSLTGRVLPVGGIKEKIIAAKRVGVNCVILPEENRRDFDDLPSFIKNDIDVHFVTEYEDVFKITFEDQKERIGGLQ, from the exons ATGCACACAGCGAGTGCTTTAGTGAGGAACACAGTTCTCTTTAACCCTGCTTTAAGACCGACTTCTCAAATAGCTCGGAATGTTACAAAAATTGCATCACATTTGCGCCGCAGGCCGGTAGAAAAGACGTTAATTAACAATATTAGGTCCTATGCAACAGCAAATGCTCGGATATGTAGTTACAATAATGATTTTCTGCTCATTAAATCA GTTAACAGCCGGAGACAATATTCAACTGGCAATAAAAATGACACAGATGAAGAGGAGCCGATAGTTGATGCGAAAGAAGAGACTCCTCTGTTCTCCAGTCAACTGCCAGCCACTGTGGCAGTTCCAGAAGTGTGGCCACAAGTGCCAGTAATAGCTATAAATAGGAATCCTGTCTTCCCAAAGTTTATTAAGTTGATAGAG atcTCAAACCCAGCTCTAATAGATTTAATACGACGGAAGGTGAAACTAAACCAGCCATATGTCGGTATATTTCTACGGAAGAAGGAAGATGACAAATCGGACGTTGTTTCAAATTTGGATGATTTACATCAAGTGGGAGTGTTTGCACAAATACATGAAATGCAAGACATGGATTATAGGTTACGTCTTGTCGTCATGGCTCACAGGAGGATAAAGATCACGGGGCAGTTCATTGAAGAAGAAATCGAGACTGGTCCAGCGG AATCTGACGCCGAGAGACGGAGGAGGAAACATCGCAATACGAGACGACAGCAACAACGTAACGACTCCGATTCAGAAACGGAAAAGGAAACAAAGAAACAACCTCCCGATCAAGTCATGATGGTGAAAGTTGAAAATGTCATGCACGAGAAGTTTCAACACAACGAGGAGGTCAAGGCTTTGACGCAAGAAGTTATCAAAACTATACGGGATATCATCAATATGAATCCTTTGTAcag GGAGTCCCTTCACCACATGTTGGCTCAAGGGCAGCGTGTGGTGGACAACCCGGTGTACCTGAGTGATCTGGGAGCCGCCCTGACCGGAGCGGAGCCCCACGAGTTGCAGGCTGTTCTTGAGGAAATGGAT ATACCAAAACGTCTGATGATGTCGCTGTCGCTCCTGAAGAAAGAATACGAATTGTCGAAACTGCAACAGAAGATCGGTAAGGAGGTTGAAGAGAAAGTGAAGCAGCAACACAGGAAGTACATCCTTCACGAGCAGCTTAAG GTGATAAAAAAAGAGCTAGGTCTAGAAAAAGACGATAAAGACGCGATAGGAGAGAAGTTTCGCGAAAGGCTCGCAGATAAGCAAGTACCGCAGGCCGTGCAGACTGTCATAGACGAGGAACTGAACAAGTTGAACTTCCTGGAGAGCCACAGCTCGGAGTTCAA TGTAACACGCTGCTACCTCGACTGGCTAACCTCACTACCCTGGGGTGTAACTTCCGAAGAGAACCTCAAACTCGAAGATGCCCAAGTTATACTGGACGAAGATCACTACGGTATGGAAGATATCAAGAAGCGGATATTGGAGTTCATAGCTGTATCTCAGCTAAAAGGCAGCACGCAGGGCAAGATTCTCTGCTTCCATGGACCTCCTGGTGTTGGAAAAACTAGTATAG cCCGTTCAATTGCAAGAGCCCTCAATAGACAGTACTTTAGGTTCTCAGTGGGAGGGATGACAGACGTGGCTGAGATAAAGGGCCACAGACGGACATACGTAGGGGCTATGCCTGGGAAACTAGTGCAGTGCTTGAAGAAAACTGGCACCGAGAACCCTCTAGTACTTATCGATGAGGTGGATAAGATTGGCAA AGGTGTCCATGGTGATCCATCGTCAGCTCTGCTAGAACTTCTGGATCCAGAACAGAACGCCAATTTCTTGGACCATTATCTCGATGTACCCGTGGATTTATCTCGCGTGCTCTTCATCTGTACTGCCAACGTTGTGGATATGATCCCCGAACCACTGAGAGACAGAATGGAGCTTATTGACATGTCTG GTTACGTAGCAGAAGAGAAGCTAGCGATAGCCCAACAGTACTTAGTACCCACAGCTCGTAAGAATAGTGGACTATCAGAGGAACAATTAGAACTGACTCCGGAGTCTCTTCACGCACTTATCAAGTCTTACTGCAGAGAAAGTGGAGTCAGGAATCTGCAAAAGCATATAGAAAAG GTAGCGCGCAAAGTAGCGTACAAGATAGTAAAACAAGAAGCGGACAAGATGGTGGTGACTGATGAAAACCTGTCGGAACTTGTTGGGAAGCCGACGTTCAAACACGACCGCATGTATGACGTCACTCCCCATGGAGTCATCATGGGTCTCGCCTGGACTGCCATGG GTGGCAGCACACTCTACATCGAGACAGCAGTAAGGAATCCCATGAAGGAAGACAAGCCATCAGTTGGTTCCCTGGAGCTGACGGGCCACCTCGGAGATGTCATGAAGGAATCCGCTCGCATAGCCCTCACAGTTGCGAGGAACTACCTCGCTAAACACTACCCTGACAACAACTTCTTGAACACCAG CCACCTCCACCTCCACGTCCCCGAGGGCGCCACCCCCAAGGACGGTCCCTCCGCTGGAGTCACCATCGCCAGTGCGCTGCTGTCACTAGCGTTGCGGAGACCAGCTCGAGGCCGACTGGCGATGACGGGGGAACTGTCTCTCACTGGGCGAGTGTTGCCTGTCGGTGGCATCAAGGAGAAGATTATCGCG
- the LOC123659049 gene encoding probable tRNA (guanine(26)-N(2))-dimethyltransferase, whose product MKYLPIFRRYFLKIMKMEASTVDVSTKSIKEGQAEIRLTTEKVFYNPVQEFNRDLSIAVLSVFTQDYKAEKITRLQKNIKNLNEQITGDSAKTEDNLEVPVTILEALSATGLRSIRYAKEIPNVTKIVANDLSEQAVETIKENVVHNGVESLIDTSHDDACMLMYKHKHPTKRFAAIDLDPYGCPSIFLDSAVQSVQDGGLLLVTATDMAVLAGNSPETCYSKYGAISLKTKCCHEMALRILLQCIESHANRYSRYIVPLLSISADFYIRVFVKIYSGAIHCKTTTSKLSMVYHCVGCDNIALQQLGGFKPNPTEKNPEQMKAFLPAVPPVGEYCEHCNQRHHLGGPIWSAPIHDEAFVTRVLTHVEDKPHLFATAKRIQGVLSMVREELQDVPLYYTLDKLFGRVHLETMPMLVMRSALLHAGHRVSYSHACRLSLKTSAPARAVWDVVRAWHAARPARPHKLQSDPVAAYILKQPVSNTVDLSPRPDANPISRRDGRLRFQFNPTPHWGPGSRAAVNVGEEKISKAIRNQNKHSKEKGNEKRGHSPDDKEPRKKSNFEDLDTSV is encoded by the exons ATGAAGTATTTGCCCATATTCAGAAGATACTTtttg aaaattatgaaaatggAAGCTTCAACAGTGGATGTGAGtacaaaaagtataaaagaaGGACAAGCTGAAATACGTCTGACAACAGAAAAGGTTTTCTATAACCCTGTTCAAGAATTTAACAGAGATTTGAGTATAGCGGTACTGAGTGTGTTCACTCAAGATTATAAGGCTGAAAAGATTACCAGGttacaaaaaaacattaaaaatttaaacgaacAGATTACTGGAGACTCAGCTAAAACTGAAGATAATTTAGAG GTACCAGTTACAATCCTAGAAGCCTTATCAGCAACAGGGCTAAGAAGTATACGCTATGCAAAAGAGATCCCTAATGTCACTAAAATTGTAGCTAATGATCTGTCAGAGCAGGCCGTGGAGACGATAAAGGAAAATGTGGTACACAACGGTGTGGAATCTTTGATAGATACTAGCCATGATGACGCCTG TATGCTCATGTACAAACACAAACATCCGACAAAAAGGTTTGCAGCCATTGATTTAGATCCATACGGCTGTCCGTCTATATTCCTTGACTCTGCTGTACAAAGTGTTCAAGATGGCGGTCTTTTATTAGTGACAGCAACAGACATGGCCGTTTTAGCGGGAAACTCGCCTGAGACATGTTATAGCAAATATGGTGCTATTAGTCTTAAAACGAAATGTTGTCATGAAATG GCATTAAGGATACTGCTCCAGTGTATAGAGTCACACGCAAACCGATACAGCCGTTACATAGTACCGCTGCTGAGTATATCCGCAGACTTCTACATTCGCGTATTTGTCAAGATTTACTCAGGGGCTATACATTGCAAGACAACTACTAG CAAACTGTCTATGGTGTACCATTGCGTGGGATGCGACAATATAGCCTTACAGCAACTTGGAGGATTCAAACCGAATCCCACTGAGAAAAATCCAGAACAAATGAAAGCCTTCCTACCAGCGGTCCCTCCTGTTGGGGAGTATTGTGAACATTGTAACCAACGGCATCAT ttaGGAGGTCCAATCTGGTCAGCACCGATCCACGATGAAGCATTCGTCACCCGAGTCCTCACTCATGTTGAAGATAAGCCACACTTATTTGCAACCGCTAAGAGAATACAGGGCGTTCTCTCCATGGTCAGGGAGGAACTACAGGATGTTCCTTTGTACTATACATTGGATAAATTGTTCGGAAGAGTGCACTTGGAGACTATGCCCATGCTGGTCATGAG GTCGGCGCTGCTGCACGCGGGCCACCGTGTGTCGTACTCGCACGCGTGCCGCCTGTCGCTGAAGACGAGCGCGCCGGCGCGCGCCGTGTGGGACGTGGTGCGCGCCTGGCACGCCGCGCGCCCCGCCCGCCCCCACAA ATTACAGTCTGACCCAGTAGCCGCATATATCCTGAAGCAGCCAGTGTCTAACACAGTGGATCTAAGTCCCCGCCCGGACGCGAACCCCATCAGTCGACGTGATGGCCGCCTTCGCTTCCAGTTCAACCCCACGCCCCACTGGGGACCCGGCTCTCGCGCCGCTGTCAA TGTCGGCgaagaaaaaatatcaaaagcaATAAGAAATCAAAATAAACACAGTAAAGAGAAAGGCAATGAAAAACGAGGTCACTCGCCCGACGACAAAGAACCGCGAAAGAAATCAAACTTCGAAGATCTTGATACgtctgtttaa